In one Aeromicrobium erythreum genomic region, the following are encoded:
- a CDS encoding NUDIX hydrolase, whose amino-acid sequence MARERPLTAAGAVTWRRCAPRPGSSGKRGVEVLLVHRPRYDDWTFPKGKPDPGEDLVATAVREVAEETAQLVRLGHPLPDTRYRVAGGPKRVSYWAARVVGETATPFTPNREIDDLRWVRPGDARRLLSYEHDLDLLDAFLALRDVKAHRTRTLVVVRHGKAKAREHWRRDDLLRPLTPSGRGRADALVPLLEAYGVRRVVSSPARRCVDTVAPYAEHHGLELRHDARLSEETSEDDVRRAVADVLAEKSPAVVCGHRPTLPWVFEALGLDAPELAPGEGVVLHLRRGVVVADEPLGRPASPR is encoded by the coding sequence ATGGCACGTGAACGTCCGCTGACCGCCGCCGGAGCCGTCACCTGGAGGCGCTGCGCGCCGCGTCCGGGCTCGTCGGGGAAGCGGGGCGTGGAGGTGCTCCTCGTCCACCGTCCGCGCTACGACGACTGGACCTTCCCCAAGGGCAAGCCGGACCCGGGCGAGGACCTCGTCGCCACCGCCGTGCGCGAGGTGGCGGAGGAGACCGCCCAGCTCGTCCGGCTCGGCCACCCGCTCCCCGACACCCGCTACCGCGTGGCCGGCGGACCCAAGCGGGTGAGCTACTGGGCGGCCCGCGTGGTCGGCGAGACCGCGACGCCCTTCACGCCGAACCGCGAGATCGACGACCTGCGCTGGGTGCGCCCGGGCGACGCCCGCAGGCTGCTCAGCTACGAGCACGACCTCGACCTCCTCGACGCGTTCCTGGCCCTGCGTGACGTGAAGGCGCACCGGACCCGCACGCTCGTGGTGGTGCGTCACGGCAAGGCGAAGGCGCGTGAGCACTGGCGTCGCGACGACCTGCTGCGTCCCCTCACGCCGAGCGGTCGTGGCCGGGCCGACGCCCTCGTGCCGCTGCTCGAGGCCTACGGCGTGCGCCGGGTCGTGTCGAGCCCGGCGCGACGCTGCGTCGACACCGTCGCGCCCTACGCCGAGCACCACGGTCTCGAGCTGCGGCACGACGCCCGGCTGTCGGAGGAGACGTCCGAGGACGACGTGCGTCGCGCGGTCGCCGACGTGCTCGCGGAGAAGTCGCCGGCCGTCGTCTGCGGACACCGGCCGACCCTGCCGTGGGTCTTCGAGGCCCTCGGGCTGGACGCTCCGGAGCTGGCTCCGGGCGAGGGCGTGGTGCTGCACCTGCGTCGAGGCGTGGTCGTCGCAGATGAACCGTTGGGGAGACCTGCATCACCCCGCTGA
- the pstS gene encoding phosphate ABC transporter substrate-binding protein PstS encodes MNRTTLRVAAPAALALTLALGLSACGASNEGGSGSGSDSSLSGTLNGAGASSQEAAVDAWTAAFQTANSDVTVNYDPAGSGAGREQFIAGGVDFAGSDAYLDDDELAQAKERCNGPVVEVPTYVSPIAVIYNLDGVDDLQLSPATIGGIFEGKITKWNDAAIKADNPDATLPDTDITPVHRSDDSGTTKNFTAYLDAASGGSWTGGEVETWPIKGGEAAQGTSGVVQSVTNGSGTIGYADESQAGDLDKAKVKVGDEYTEVTPEAAAKVLDTATQVEGRDATDIALDIDRKTEESGVYPIVLVSYMIGCESYDDAAKADLVKGWLEYVTSEEGQKEAADKAGSAPLTSEFSGKVAEAVKAIKAAS; translated from the coding sequence GTGAACCGCACCACGCTGCGCGTCGCCGCCCCCGCGGCGCTCGCCCTCACCCTCGCTCTCGGACTCTCCGCCTGCGGCGCGTCCAACGAGGGCGGCTCGGGCTCCGGCTCCGACTCCTCGCTCTCCGGCACCCTCAACGGCGCCGGCGCCAGCTCGCAGGAGGCCGCCGTCGACGCCTGGACCGCCGCGTTCCAGACCGCCAACAGCGACGTGACCGTCAACTACGACCCGGCCGGCTCCGGCGCGGGCCGCGAGCAGTTCATCGCCGGCGGTGTCGACTTCGCCGGCTCCGACGCCTACCTGGACGACGACGAGCTCGCGCAGGCCAAGGAGCGTTGCAACGGTCCGGTCGTCGAGGTCCCCACCTACGTCAGCCCGATCGCGGTCATCTACAACCTCGACGGCGTCGACGACCTGCAGCTCTCCCCCGCCACCATCGGCGGCATCTTCGAGGGCAAGATCACCAAGTGGAACGACGCGGCCATCAAGGCCGACAACCCCGACGCCACGCTCCCGGACACCGACATCACGCCGGTGCACCGCTCGGACGACTCGGGCACCACGAAGAACTTCACCGCCTACCTCGACGCCGCCTCCGGTGGCTCGTGGACCGGCGGCGAGGTCGAGACCTGGCCGATCAAGGGTGGCGAGGCCGCCCAGGGCACGTCGGGCGTCGTCCAGTCCGTCACCAACGGCTCCGGCACGATCGGCTACGCCGACGAGTCGCAGGCCGGCGACCTCGACAAGGCCAAGGTGAAGGTCGGCGACGAGTACACCGAGGTCACCCCCGAGGCCGCCGCCAAGGTGCTCGACACCGCCACGCAGGTCGAGGGCCGCGACGCCACCGACATCGCGCTCGACATCGACCGCAAGACGGAGGAGTCCGGGGTCTACCCGATCGTCCTCGTGTCGTACATGATCGGTTGTGAGTCCTACGACGACGCCGCCAAGGCCGACCTCGTCAAGGGCTGGCTCGAGTACGTCACCAGCGAGGAGGGTCAGAAGGAGGCCGCCGACAAGGCCGGCTCCGCCCCGCTGACGTCGGAGTTCTCGGGCAAGGTCGCCGAGGCCGTCAAGGCCATCAAGGCCGCCAGCTGA
- the pstC gene encoding phosphate ABC transporter permease subunit PstC has protein sequence MTSQLAPEPAKARRTPTRPGDRVFFGISFGAALVILLTLAGVAIFLTAEGIPGVTASADEVKSGLSFPAYVGPLIYGTLLAAVIALVLAVPVAIGVALFISHFSPRRLSAVFGYVIDLLAAVPSVVYGAWGIIFLAPTIVPFYRWLFENLGFIPLFAGPPSATGSTILTAGIVLAIMVLPIVTAICREIFLQTPRLHQEAALALGATRWEMVRMAVFPYARSGIVSASMLGLGRALGETMAVAMVLSPALVVTPNLISSTNPNTIASNIALSFPEASGLTVNALIASGLVLFVITFAVNFAARAIVDRRKDFSGAN, from the coding sequence GTGACCTCGCAGCTCGCCCCCGAGCCCGCCAAGGCCCGCCGAACCCCGACGCGCCCCGGCGACCGAGTGTTCTTCGGCATCTCCTTCGGCGCCGCCCTCGTCATCCTGCTGACGCTCGCGGGCGTCGCCATCTTCCTGACGGCCGAGGGCATCCCCGGCGTCACCGCCTCGGCCGACGAGGTGAAGAGCGGGCTCTCGTTCCCCGCGTACGTCGGCCCCCTGATCTACGGCACGCTCCTCGCGGCCGTCATCGCGCTCGTGCTGGCCGTCCCCGTGGCGATCGGGGTGGCGCTGTTCATCTCCCACTTCTCGCCGCGTCGGCTCAGCGCGGTCTTCGGGTACGTGATCGACCTGCTCGCGGCCGTGCCCAGCGTCGTCTACGGCGCCTGGGGCATCATCTTCCTCGCGCCGACGATCGTGCCGTTCTACCGCTGGCTGTTCGAGAACCTGGGCTTCATCCCGCTGTTCGCGGGCCCGCCGTCGGCCACCGGCAGCACGATCCTCACCGCCGGCATCGTGCTCGCGATCATGGTCCTGCCGATCGTGACCGCCATCTGCCGCGAGATCTTCCTGCAGACGCCGCGCCTGCACCAGGAGGCCGCGCTCGCGCTCGGCGCGACCCGCTGGGAGATGGTCCGCATGGCCGTCTTCCCCTACGCACGCTCGGGCATCGTCTCGGCGTCCATGCTGGGTCTCGGCCGCGCGCTGGGCGAGACCATGGCCGTCGCCATGGTGCTGTCGCCCGCGCTGGTCGTCACCCCGAACCTCATCAGCTCGACCAACCCGAACACGATCGCGTCCAACATCGCGCTCAGCTTCCCCGAGGCCAGCGGACTCACGGTCAACGCGCTGATCGCCTCCGGCCTCGTCCTGTTCGTCATCACCTTCGCCGTCAACTTCGCCGCCCGCGCGATCGTGGACCGGCGCAAGGACTTCTCGGGAGCCAACTGA
- the pstA gene encoding phosphate ABC transporter permease PstA codes for MTTTDPRPQRDRDAEELLSSLRGNTLPLWAPRVVVGIAATVAVLGALSSLGIVRGVLLGWLLTFALPIWSRVVEGSRKATDRLVTLLVYSAFGLALIPLGSIIWTVFSRGLSVMSGEFLTFSMRNVVGEGGGIYHAIMGTLLITGAATLISVPIGLFTAIYIVEYGDGNRVSKGIRFLVDVMTGIPSIVAGLFAYALFVLFFGEGVRMGIGGSVALSVLMIPVVVRSSEEMLKLVPNELREASLALGVPQWRTIAKVVVPTALAGIVTGVTLAIARVIGETAPLLIIAGATDSTNFNLFDGRMATLPVFAYTSIRFPGVPPEFSIDRGWGAALTLLVIVMLLNLVARLVSFFFSPKGER; via the coding sequence ATGACCACCACCGACCCCCGTCCCCAGCGTGACCGTGACGCCGAGGAGCTCCTGAGCTCCCTGCGCGGCAACACGCTGCCCCTGTGGGCGCCCCGCGTCGTCGTGGGCATCGCCGCCACCGTCGCGGTGCTGGGTGCCCTGAGCAGCCTCGGCATCGTCCGCGGTGTGCTGCTGGGCTGGCTGCTCACGTTCGCGCTGCCGATCTGGTCGCGCGTCGTCGAGGGCTCCCGCAAGGCGACCGACCGGCTCGTCACGCTGCTCGTCTACTCGGCGTTCGGCCTCGCGCTCATCCCGCTCGGCAGCATCATCTGGACCGTCTTCTCGCGCGGCCTGTCGGTGATGTCGGGCGAGTTCCTGACCTTCTCGATGCGCAACGTCGTCGGCGAGGGCGGCGGCATCTACCACGCGATCATGGGCACCCTGCTGATCACCGGGGCCGCCACCCTGATCAGCGTCCCGATCGGCCTGTTCACGGCGATCTACATCGTCGAGTACGGCGACGGGAACCGGGTCTCCAAGGGCATCCGCTTCCTCGTCGACGTGATGACCGGCATCCCGTCGATCGTGGCCGGTCTGTTCGCCTACGCCCTGTTCGTCCTGTTCTTCGGCGAGGGCGTCCGCATGGGGATCGGCGGCTCGGTGGCCCTCTCGGTGCTGATGATCCCGGTGGTCGTCCGCTCGAGCGAGGAGATGCTGAAGCTCGTGCCGAACGAGCTGCGCGAGGCGTCGCTCGCACTGGGTGTGCCCCAGTGGCGCACGATCGCCAAGGTCGTGGTGCCGACGGCGCTCGCCGGTATCGTCACCGGTGTGACCCTCGCGATCGCGCGCGTGATCGGCGAGACCGCTCCCCTGCTGATCATCGCCGGCGCCACGGACTCCACGAACTTCAACCTGTTCGACGGACGCATGGCCACCCTGCCGGTGTTCGCCTACACCTCCATCCGCTTCCCGGGCGTCCCCCCGGAGTTCAGCATCGACCGAGGGTGGGGCGCCGCGCTCACGCTGCTCGTCATCGTGATGCTGCTGAACCTCGTCGCCCGGCTCGTGTCCTTCTTCTTCTCTCCCAAGGGCGAAAGGTAA
- the pstB gene encoding phosphate ABC transporter ATP-binding protein PstB: MAKSIDVSDLNIYYGDFLAVEGVNIAIPARSVTAFIGPSGCGKSTFLRSLNRMHEVIPGAHVQGKVLIDGEDLYADEMDPVNVRRMVGMVFQRPNPFPTMSIYDNVLAGQKLNSKRMKKSESDAIVERSLRSAGLWAEVKDRLSRPGSGLSGGQQQRLCIARAISVEPEVLLMDEPCSALDPISTSVIEDLIHELKEKYTIVIVTHNMQQAARVSDETAFFNLSGVGKPGKLVESGRTEKIFSNPDEEATEAYIQGRFG, encoded by the coding sequence ATGGCCAAGAGCATCGACGTCTCCGACCTCAACATCTACTACGGCGACTTCCTCGCCGTGGAGGGCGTCAACATCGCCATCCCGGCGCGGTCCGTGACCGCCTTCATCGGCCCGTCGGGCTGCGGCAAGTCGACCTTCCTGCGGTCGCTGAACCGCATGCACGAGGTCATCCCCGGCGCGCACGTGCAGGGCAAGGTGCTGATCGACGGCGAGGACCTCTACGCCGACGAGATGGACCCGGTGAACGTGCGTCGCATGGTCGGCATGGTCTTCCAGCGTCCGAACCCGTTCCCGACGATGTCGATCTACGACAACGTCCTCGCGGGCCAGAAGCTGAACAGCAAGCGGATGAAGAAGTCCGAGTCCGACGCGATCGTCGAGCGCTCGCTGCGCAGTGCCGGCCTGTGGGCCGAGGTGAAGGACCGTCTCTCGCGTCCCGGCTCGGGCCTGTCGGGCGGTCAGCAGCAGCGTCTGTGCATCGCGCGGGCCATCTCGGTGGAGCCCGAGGTGCTGCTCATGGACGAGCCGTGCTCGGCCCTCGACCCGATCTCGACGAGCGTCATCGAGGACCTGATCCACGAGCTCAAGGAGAAGTACACGATCGTCATCGTCACCCACAACATGCAGCAGGCTGCGCGGGTGTCGGACGAGACGGCGTTCTTCAACCTCTCCGGTGTCGGCAAGCCCGGCAAGCTGGTCGAGTCGGGCCGGACGGAGAAGATCTTCTCCAACCCCGACGAGGAGGCCACCGAGGCCTACATCCAGGGTCGGTTTGGATGA
- a CDS encoding inorganic phosphate transporter, with protein sequence MDLVLAMVIAVVVIALVFDYTNGFHDAANAIATSISTRALTPRIALAMAAVLNFVGALLGVGVAQTIQGIIDIDSQVSSGVSIDRAHGLTIVLAALVGAITWNLITWYFGIPSSSSHALIGGIVGAGAASSTTVDWGTLVEKVAIPMVASPLIGFVGAFALMTAIMWIFRRANPGKVSRGFRHAQTVSAAGMSLGHGLQDAQKTMGVIVLALVAGGFEDGSDVPLWVIVAAASAIAAGTYSGGWRIMRTLGRRIIDLDPPRGFAAEGVAATVLYVMAIGLHAPVSTTHTITSAIMGSGATKRFSAVRWGVAKGIVTAWIVTIPAAAAVAAVFYFIARLFLP encoded by the coding sequence ATGGACCTCGTCCTGGCGATGGTGATCGCCGTCGTCGTCATCGCGCTCGTCTTCGACTACACGAACGGGTTCCACGACGCCGCCAACGCGATCGCCACCTCGATCTCCACGCGCGCCCTCACACCGCGCATCGCGCTGGCCATGGCCGCCGTCCTCAACTTCGTCGGCGCGCTGCTCGGCGTCGGCGTCGCGCAGACCATCCAAGGCATCATCGACATCGACTCCCAGGTGTCGTCGGGTGTGTCCATCGACCGCGCCCACGGCCTGACGATCGTGCTCGCCGCGCTCGTCGGCGCCATCACCTGGAACCTCATCACCTGGTACTTCGGCATCCCGTCGTCGTCGTCGCACGCCCTCATCGGAGGCATCGTCGGTGCCGGTGCGGCGTCGTCGACGACCGTCGACTGGGGCACGCTGGTGGAGAAGGTCGCCATCCCGATGGTCGCCTCGCCGCTCATCGGCTTCGTCGGGGCGTTCGCCCTGATGACCGCCATCATGTGGATCTTCCGTCGAGCCAACCCCGGCAAGGTCAGCCGCGGGTTCCGGCACGCGCAGACCGTCTCCGCCGCCGGCATGTCGCTCGGCCACGGCCTGCAGGACGCGCAGAAGACGATGGGCGTCATCGTCCTCGCCCTGGTCGCCGGCGGGTTCGAGGACGGATCGGACGTTCCCCTGTGGGTCATCGTCGCCGCCGCCTCCGCCATCGCGGCCGGCACCTACTCCGGCGGCTGGCGCATCATGCGCACCCTCGGCCGACGCATCATCGACCTCGACCCGCCCCGCGGGTTCGCCGCCGAGGGCGTGGCCGCGACCGTCCTGTACGTCATGGCCATCGGCCTGCACGCCCCCGTCTCGACCACCCACACGATCACCTCGGCGATCATGGGCTCCGGCGCCACCAAGCGGTTCAGCGCCGTCCGGTGGGGCGTGGCCAAGGGCATTGTGACCGCCTGGATCGTCACCATCCCGGCCGCCGCAGCCGTGGCGGCGGTGTTCTACTTCATCGCCCGGCTCTTCCTGCCTTAG
- a CDS encoding DUF47 domain-containing protein, translated as MRFRIRPVETTFYDLFAESASHLVDGANLLAQVLDPDVDRTALAEQMRDAEHQADETTHKIVKRVNSTFVTPFDREDIYRLASSLDDVMDFMEETVDLIGLYEIKELPAQFAAQVEVLQRACQLTAEAMPRLRTMKDLEEYWIEINRLENQGDRSYRRILADLFGGGYKSLEVLKLKDVVDSLEHAIDALESVANTVEQIAVKES; from the coding sequence GTGCGATTCCGCATCCGTCCGGTGGAGACCACCTTCTACGACCTCTTCGCCGAGTCGGCGTCGCACCTGGTCGACGGGGCCAACCTGCTCGCGCAGGTGCTCGACCCCGACGTCGACCGCACCGCCCTCGCCGAGCAGATGCGCGACGCCGAGCACCAGGCCGACGAGACGACCCACAAGATCGTCAAGCGGGTCAACTCCACGTTCGTGACCCCGTTCGACCGTGAGGACATCTACCGCCTCGCGAGCAGCCTCGACGACGTCATGGACTTCATGGAGGAGACCGTCGACCTCATCGGGCTCTACGAGATCAAGGAGCTGCCCGCGCAGTTCGCCGCGCAGGTCGAGGTGCTCCAGCGCGCCTGCCAGCTCACCGCCGAGGCCATGCCGCGCCTGCGCACCATGAAGGACCTCGAGGAGTACTGGATCGAGATCAACCGGCTCGAGAACCAGGGCGACCGCTCCTACCGACGCATCCTCGCCGACCTCTTCGGCGGCGGCTACAAGTCGCTCGAGGTGCTCAAGCTCAAGGACGTCGTCGACTCCCTGGAGCACGCCATCGACGCGCTCGAGTCGGTCGCCAACACGGTGGAGCAGATCGCCGTCAAGGAGTCCTGA
- a CDS encoding DUF6959 family protein yields MEIEALGRAGNVQLARDLGRKFPGLLIQGDTLRILLSDLEEEAPESFALETVRDWIATYEELMAQRGLRLPY; encoded by the coding sequence ATGGAGATCGAGGCCTTGGGTCGCGCAGGGAACGTCCAGCTGGCTCGAGACCTCGGACGGAAGTTTCCCGGACTGTTGATCCAAGGAGACACGTTGCGGATCTTGCTCTCCGACTTGGAGGAAGAAGCCCCGGAGAGCTTCGCACTAGAGACCGTCCGGGACTGGATAGCCACGTACGAGGAGCTCATGGCTCAGCGTGGCCTGAGACTGCCGTACTGA
- a CDS encoding HNH endonuclease, which yields MSSTALAARLEAVAAELRAYPTSTDALRLLQGLSNAIDAEKVALVAEIDEHRDFEAEGCSSLKNWLRDQLHLDGKQAGQLVRSGRTLRDMPDLESLAVEGAVSLDHVDAFGYAARHIDPMVVEHSMDWMLRLAERAEPVQIRKAVKKLRATAHPDDLDEAWIKGMDRHDLKVSVVGDGVAVTGFLPFDTGTKLKTVLQSLSAPTCAEDDRPVSIRRVTALDALLSSVLASGLPQDKGVRPHITLTADLTDLAQDASTATGELAGFGTIGPTQLQQMLCDSDITPILTAGKHTVLDVGRTHRLATPHQRKAVVNRQGGTCAGPGCHGPVVHVHHIEYWSDGGPTDLANLIGLCPRCHAAVHQGFFTIDPDTHQTHRTLRTRRTNARRTRAG from the coding sequence ACCCGACGAGCACCGACGCGTTGCGGCTGCTGCAGGGACTCTCCAACGCGATCGACGCGGAGAAGGTGGCGCTGGTCGCGGAGATCGACGAGCATCGGGACTTCGAGGCCGAGGGTTGCTCGAGCCTGAAGAACTGGCTGCGCGACCAGCTCCACCTCGACGGCAAGCAGGCGGGCCAGCTGGTCCGCTCCGGCCGGACGCTGCGCGACATGCCCGACCTGGAGTCACTCGCCGTCGAGGGTGCCGTGTCCCTGGACCACGTCGACGCGTTCGGCTACGCCGCCCGCCACATCGACCCGATGGTCGTCGAACACTCGATGGACTGGATGCTGCGTCTGGCCGAGCGGGCCGAGCCCGTCCAGATCCGCAAGGCCGTCAAGAAGCTTCGCGCCACCGCCCACCCCGACGACCTCGACGAGGCTTGGATCAAAGGCATGGACCGCCACGACCTCAAGGTCTCCGTCGTCGGCGACGGCGTGGCCGTCACCGGGTTCCTGCCCTTCGACACCGGCACCAAGCTCAAGACCGTCCTGCAGTCCCTGTCCGCACCCACCTGCGCCGAGGACGACCGACCCGTCAGCATCCGCCGGGTCACGGCGCTGGACGCCCTGCTGTCCTCGGTACTCGCCTCCGGCCTGCCCCAGGACAAGGGCGTGCGCCCCCACATCACCCTCACCGCTGACCTCACCGACCTCGCCCAGGACGCGAGCACCGCGACCGGCGAGCTCGCGGGCTTCGGCACCATCGGCCCCACGCAGCTGCAGCAGATGCTCTGCGACAGCGACATCACCCCGATCCTGACCGCCGGCAAGCACACCGTCCTCGACGTCGGCCGCACCCACCGCCTCGCCACACCCCACCAACGCAAGGCCGTCGTCAACCGACAAGGTGGCACCTGCGCCGGACCCGGCTGCCACGGACCTGTGGTCCACGTCCACCACATCGAGTACTGGTCCGACGGGGGCCCCACCGACCTCGCCAACCTCATCGGGCTCTGTCCGAGATGTCACGCAGCGGTGCACCAGGGGTTCTTCACCATCGACCCCGACACGCACCAGACCCACCGCACCCTGCGCACCCGACGCACCAACGCCCGTCGCACCCGAGCCGGCTGA